From Dryobates pubescens isolate bDryPub1 chromosome 11, bDryPub1.pri, whole genome shotgun sequence:
ggtgttgggtgatgggttggacttgatctcaaaggtcttttccaatgtggttaattctattctattctaaaaggttGGGATCTGTCCCAGGCATGGATCCATGCCCTGAATGGACTCCTCTTACCCACTTCATCCGCCTGTCCCAAGGCAGAACCAACTCTACCACCTGTGTAAAAAAAGCACCACAGGGGGTTTGCTTTTGGCACTCCCTAGGAGTTTAGCTCCTCACTGATGTGGAAGAATACGCAATTTAAGTTAATTTCTTCCAGCTTGTGTGTTTTTGACTGAGGGCTGTGTCCCCAGATGCCACCCTCTCTCACAACCGTTCTGTACCTGAGGATGATCTGTGCAGGTGACTTGCTGTATTTCTCTGCCAGCTTTTTGATGCCAGGCTCTTCTAGAAGCACAGGCTCATCTGGGTGTTTCCACGTGCGGTCTGGAGAGCCAAGGGGACTGTAGGCAGTGACAACCAAGCCTCTCTTCTGGCAGTGAGCTATCAGCTCATTCTGAGCTAGGTAAGGGTGGCATTCTACCTATTGAAACAATCCACAGTGAGTGGCTAGATCACAGGTATCACCACAAAACTCTAAACAAACAGGATGGCAAAAGCACAACAGAACCAAATGTATCACAGGTGGTCTTCCCAGACTCTGGAAGTCCTTGGGTGGTTCAGTTATACCTCACTACCAGGAGAGTGAAAGCTTACAGGAAAAGGAGAACAGACCACCTAAGTAGAGAGTGCTGGATTTTTCCTAGGTACCAAATAGATCACACAATGATCAAAGGAGGTCTACACAGAAGGCATTCAAGTGACTCCCTCACAGTCTTCCTTTCTTACAGACTAAATGGATCCTCCTGAGAGACGACCTCTACAAAAAAATCTGATCAGCTAAACAAGCACAAATGGCTGTGGAACATGGATACAGGCCTCCTCCCCAGCAAATTAATCTGTGTTTGTGCCTACACCTGCAGAGCTAGCTGCATTCTTCCCTTTATATAAGCACCTGCACCCCCTGTCTAAACATGGAGTATTGGTTTGCAAATTCTTCCCCCCCAAGGACAAACAGCAAAGGTAGTCCTCCTCTCCTTTATtcacctcacctgcagcacagctggtttCACAGTAGCCACACTGAGTACATCATCAATCTGACGACTGTTGAAGTTTGACAGCCCAATGGCTTTCACCAGACCTTTCCCTACCAGCTTCTCCATAGCCTTCCAGGTGTCCTTGTAGTCAGTGTAATCGTAACGCATCGTGTTATCAGGATTCTTGGGGAAGATGTTGTCCCCTCGTCTACAGCATCAAAGGTAAAGTGTAAGTACACATACCACATCATTTATAGTATGTTAGTTCTTCACTAAAAGAAACTTTCCTCAAAGGACTCTAAAAAGCTTATACAGTTGGAAGGGTAGAGCACAAACTGAGCAGATTTGGTTGTCAAATTCCATTATGCTGACTTGGCCTGTAAGAAGTTATTTCACATATAGTCACTCCCATGTAAACTTGttacatggcacttgaagccacttACCTGTACAGTAGTAACCATACAGAACTGATAAGCCACTGTACatgcagcaggagctctttGCACATGCTGATCCTAGCAAGGCAGCAAGAGAGCAGCAACCTGGAGGGCAGCTTTGGGTTTTCAATTTGGTTTTTTTGAGAGAGGACTGATTCTACATAATCTGTTTGGATCTGCTACCCAAGGGATTTTGGGCTAAGGGCTGTCTAGGAGAGACTGTATTCAAAGTATACTGGCATTCCCACTCCCTCTGGATTCTGTAgcagtgctgccatccaacaGAAGTGCAGATTCTCACAGAAATCTTAACATGTATGTGTTGCTTATGGGCTGGGTGTGCTTCCACCAACCCAtgtttaaaataaaccaaaataaaacccaccccaaaacatgcACAAAGAACCTGGTTATGCAAGGTGACACCACCATGCCAGAGGCCTATGACTGCTGTCTGAGCAGTCCATGCTTGGAGGGGTACAAGCAATCCCACTGGAAGTGCACTGCTCCATAACCACTGCAGGACACTGCTAGCTCAGATCTCAGAGACTGTCATATGTTGCTTTAGCCAAGCAGTGAATAGTGTGAgaaatggcagcagctgggggtggttcTTCTTGATGTCATTGATGAATCTACAACCAAGAGTAACTCTGAAAGCTTTATGAGCTCCCAACTCAGAAAAGCAGTCTCAAATGCACACACgtgctggggttggagtggctggagagcagccagtcagaaagggacctgggggtactggttgacaggagGCTCAGcttgagccagaagtgtgcccaggcggtCAAGAAGGCcagcggcatcctggcctacatcaggaatagcgtggccagcaggagcagggaagtcattctgctcctgtactcagcactggttaggccacaccttgagtactgtgtctggctctgggctcctcaatttaagaaggacattgagatacttgaacgtgtccagagaagggcaacgaggctggggagaggtcttgagcacaagccctatgaggagaggctgagggagctggggttgcttagcctggagaagaggaggctcaggggagaccttattgctctctacaactatcagaaaggaggctgcagtcaggaggggtttggtctcttctcccaggcagccagcaccagaacaagaagacacagtctcaagctgtgccaggggaagttcaggctcaaggtgaggagaaagttcttcccagaaagagtaatttgccattggaatgtgctgcccagcgaggtgatggagtcaccatccctggaggtgttcaaaaaaaggattggatgtggcacttggtgccatggttaagttagtcatgaggtgtcaggtattaggttggacttgatgatctctgaggtcttttccaacctgggtgattctatgatatgtcaAGACTAATATATGAAGCAAGAGATTAATTTCTAAGTCCTAGAGGCACTGTGATTTTCACCTGGAAGCCTGTTTTAATTTCTGTGTAAATAACATTTGTTTGCTCAGCCTCCCTCAGCTCACCAATGGGTGCTGCAGGTAACCACACATTAAACCAGCTGACGTAGAGCTAACGGAAAACTGCAGAGTGAAGAGTTTCTTTTTTGAGAGTGTCAGTTCTGCCAGCTGTTTCCACATCATCAAGCCCATTTAAATATTAGTATTATCTACATATGCATAATTCTTTGTGCTGTGTTACTATCAAAGCaatgtttaattttgttttcaatcAACTGGAAGACAAACCTGTTTCACAATAGGGGGAATTTTTTAACAGCTCCTCCTCCAAACCAGCTCTAGCTGAAAACACTTCCTCATTCTGTTATGCTGTGGAATATATCTATACTTCCTTTTACTGTTAGTGTTGTATGCTTTGTAAAAGTTCATATGACTGGAAGGGGTTGGGGAGGGAAGGTTCTCAAATTTGTAGAACAGCCAGATGCCTTTTAAAGTGAGAGGCTTTCCACTGCTGAGTGGTCTCCAAACATTTGGTCAAGAGATTTACTCCCTCTCTGCCACATGCTTGTAGATGTGGAAGCATCAAAGCAAGGAACTTTGCTTCTGAGAGGGTTGTAGGATAAGTGCATTTACCACTCAGCTGGTGAGCTTCCTTGtcttagaatagagtagaccaggttggaagagacctttgagatcatcaagtccaacctatcatccaacactatctaatcaactaaaccatggcatacAAGCACACAAGGCTCTTGTATTTcctcacatcacagaatcaaagtgtCATAAGAAGTGATTTCCATGTACTCCTCATACAGATAGCACCACGACACTGCATGTGTTTGGCCACTCCAGTCCAGTGAATAACTGCCAGCAAAAAGCCCTGTCACAAAACACTTAATTCTCATTTTACAGGTACATAAAACTAAGgcacacagaactggcaggaTTTCCTCAAGGCTGCCACACAGGTCAACAGCAGAGCCACGAAGAGCTGCTACACTTCCCCAGTGCCTAGATGAAGACACTGGAGTATTTTAAAATTCAAATATGCTTTAAATTTGACACATTTCCAGCCAGTGTAAGAATGTAAGCTTCAGTACAGAAACCTGTGCCATGAAGTTTTGTTACTTTTTCCCAGCTGGACTGCTTCCAGTTACCTGTCTTTGGCACCTAGTTGTTCTcactattaaaaacaaaaatctaaGTAATTGCTTAAAGATTTTAAATTAAGACtttgcattcattttttttccaccctcagCATTGCTACAtagtcaggggaggtttaggctggaggttaggaggaagttttacacagagagagtgattgcccactggaatgggctgcccgaggaggtggtggggtcgctgtcgctgggggtgttcagggcgaggcttgacaggatgcttggttgcatggtttagttgattgggtggtgttggatgataggttggacatgatgatctcaaaggtctcttccaacctggtttattctattctattctaaggacAATTATCCCTTTTCTATTTACAGTGCTTCTACACAAAGCCAGAAGTTTTGTCTCCTCAACTgtttatttaaaagacatgctACAGTTCTACTGTAGAATTCCCACCACAACCTGAAattcaaaggaaaatgaaatttgAAGGATTGTTTCTGTGAATGAAAGGACCAACTATGGGTAAGTGTACAGGTGATGGGTGGAAAAGACTGGCCATACAATGTCTATGGTGTAGTGTATAGGACTACATGATTAGCCACACTGGAAAACATCTTACAGGCAGTACacaaaggaagaaattaatAACTTAGAAAGAAGGCCCTCAGGACATAACAACAGCCACTTATTAAAAACTGGAGTGTCTGCATTCTGTGCCCTTTCCAGATAGAACTTACTCAAAAGCCTGAGGCCAGTGCATGAGGTACAGATCCAGGTAATCCAGTTTCAAATCACTAAGTGTTTTCCTTAATGCTGGCTCTACATCATCTGGGTGGTGCTTGGTATTCCAGAGCTTTGATGTTACAAACAGGTCCTCTCTTTTAATAGCctgtaagaaagaaagaaatggaaaggaaagggggtgggaaaaaaaaatgtagtaaCACAGAACCCATGAACTAAACCTTTCAAAAATATATTGGATGGAGAACAGTGAGAGAAATATCACATTGGTGACAGAAATACACACCACATACTTAGACATTTATTAGAAGTTCTAAAACCCAAAACTGTCCTCTCCACCTATACAAATTTCCAAACTTTCCAATTCGAGGGTTTAAGTCTCTACTAAGTGTGatgtggccaaaaaaaaaaaagcagcttacTCAGTTTATTCATATGTAAATGTTGTAACTTCTATTTAACAATTCACATATTCCAGGCACAAGCAGCTAATTTACTGTACTCATCATGTTATAAACTAAGAATGCTTCTCATGGAAGGAGCGTGGGAAAAGAGAAGTTTACCCAAACCTCTGCACTTCAGTTTCTAAGTTCTGGAAGAAACACACCAAGAACTGAGTGCCCTGCATCTTGTAAAAGAAGGGAAATAGCCAGAAATGCAACAAATAGAAAGTTTGGTCACTAGGATGCATTAAATGCTAAAGGGAGATGGTACTTGGAAAGCTGAAGGACAGAACACCATCAGAGGGCACTTCTCACTGTGTCATATGTGACCAAATTTCACTCAGATCTATAGTattatcagtcagggttggaagggaccacaaggatcatctagttccaacccccctgccatgggcagggacaccccacactagatcaagctagccagagcctcatccaacctggtcttaaacacctccagggccggtgccctaaccacctccctggacaacccattccagggcttccccactctcatggtgaaatACTTTGTAGAAGATGGAATTATTAATTCCttcatttctcttctccaaccATCTAGTTATTTCTGTTTCACCTGTGGCTGCTGTATTTCCAGTATTAAGTTAGCTAGCTAGTACAAACTGAACAAGAGAGTCCTATGCTTCCCTGTATTTGTTACCACATTTAATAGGAAGGAATCCTTGGGGCAAGCTGAGGACAGCTTCTCTCAAGCTACTTATATAACAAAGAGAATGCTCTAAAGCCAAGGtagagcagcagggaagcagaaacTTTCTTTCCATGGGCTCTGAGGCTGTTAGAGGTAATCCTTCTGGCCCCTCAGGCCACAGAGCAAGGGCTGATGAACTTAAGATTCCACTCCATGTCATCCACAGGAATGCCTGTCACACCACATTAGATTTAGGTCATGGCCTCTCAGGTGCAGGCCTTAGAGGCACAGTAACCAAACCCTCAAATGCAATCACTGCTTAAACAAAAGTGTATGTATTTACTCATTCATATTTTATCTATAACCAGAAAAAACTCCATGCCACTGAATTTGCTGTGGGTATCCACCGCTGCCTGCTGGTCCAGAATGGCAAACTAGAGGAACTTTTCACCTACATCATGGCAAATATCTTACATTATAACTACTGATTCTGGGAACCTCCAGTTTTTGATACCCAAATTGGGATTCTTTGCCATGGGGAAAGGGGCAAGCAGAGAcaatttttaaaaggcattGTCTGTAGCTTGCTTGCAATTGTTCCAACAATCTTTTCCCCTTCTTAGAGCCAGGAGATGAAGCCCTCTTTCGTGTCTGTTCCTGATCAATAACAAACAGCtgtgatggaggaggaggaaaatcacAAATGCTAACTTTACAGACTACTGTCAGGTAAGTCAGCATGGTGATTCTTGGACATTTACCTTGTCGGGCCCAAGGCATTCCTGGAGAGCTTCACCAATCTCCCCTTCATTGCAGTAAGCTGCTGCACAATCGATGTGGCGATAACCTGCACTAAGGGCGTacttcactgctgctttcacCTGCAATCAGAAAGAGATTGTCCAATGCAAGCAGTAAAAAGGGACACAtcactgggggggaaaaaaataatacctTAGAACTTAGTGAGAAACATCTCCAACAGCCTGCATACAGTCATGAGATCCAAACAGGGCAGGATACAGTCCCCTGTAGCACAGCTCTTAGGAGTTAGCAGATGCTTCAGAAGTAACACGAGAATGGACCGTGCACACAAGCCAAGCATGCAAAATTCACCAGATAGAATCCCTATGCTTTCTTAATTGTAGCTGTCACACTTGTCTTAAATATAACATCAGCTTTAAGAAGCAGGTTTAAATTAAATTACCTCTCAGGAAGACAGTCTTTCTGGAATTAATAAATTAATGGATCAATGTCACTCAAGGCTGGAAGATACCTCCTTTCTCCTGGTAGAAGAGTCTTGTTCCTAATTCCAGAATTGCCACAGTCTGGGTTTGGTTCAACTGCTAACAATTTCTAAGATAATACTATTTATATACAGCACATTTTCCCTCCATGTCTTCATTTTCACTGATTGCACAACAACAGAAGTCACTACACTGCTGAGTATTAACCCATGGCCTGCAGGGGATCTCCTGATGCTCTCAACTTTGCATATTGCTTTTCACATTGCTGACAATGAGAGTGTTGCCAGCAGCAACACATCCCTTGCAGGAACTGAAAATGACTGCAAATTTCAGCGTCATCATGATCTCCCATTAGGCTTCCAGTGAATGGTAAATGTATCTTCTCTTTTACATCTACCCCTCTGAAGTGCTACAGTAAGAGTACATCTTAACTGTACAGGGATTTCTATACCTTGCTTTTCACCCACTTGGGAATTACTCTGTATAGAAAGCTTGATGCAATAGGGCCCTAAAGTCTTTATAGAGATTAAATCTCTCACGTCCAAAGATTAGTAATGTGTTCACACAGACTAGAGAGAGATTGATTTCTTTCAACTTAAAGCACCAGCACTTTAAATTTTAAAGCTGACAACATTATTAACAGCAACTAAAGATGTGTACAGTCCAGCTTTTAGATGCTCAGAAAGAAGGCGAAATCAAGTGTGAAAAAGATCTCTCTTCTACTGGTggatttcattttttcttcttggCAAGGCAGACACAGGAATATTCTGATTGCATTCTTTGGCATTTTGAGAGGAAAACTGGAATGCAGACCAGTTTCCCTTAGCTAGAATGACAAAGCACTTCTATTACAGCAGTGAAGTAAGCTCTTCCTTTCTCTAGCAGGATGGCATTTACGACCCGTTTCACTGTGACAAAGACATTCCTCGGAAGGTCACCACCAAGTCAATGTGGTGGTAATTCTGAAATCACTTGAGATACATTTAAATGCTTTTCAGGCTCAACATCCAATTTCAAGACTCGAAAAAGgtgagagctgtggagctggagcagaaaggaaaggatctttgaggtctcttccaaccttggtgatactgggATAAACAGAGGTGCTTTCTCTGTACTGATCTCCTGTTTCCTCTACCAGAGCAGCATAAATTTGGTTTTCATCCAAACAGGCACAAAATTTGCCATAAAATGAAAGCAGGCACCACTTGCAGAAAACTAGGGATAAGGCACTTCAAACACATtttctgcaaagcaaaacacaggaaGCTGTATTCCTGTATCAGCATGCTTTGATACGTTTCTAGCACTGCAAAACTGGGGCTGGTCATTTAAATAAGGTCTGGAttgaagcaaaaaaaatctgtatttgtGTAAACTACTGTCAGCCTACTGAGACATTCCAGTGGGAACTGAGAGTTCCtgttccaccaaaaaaaaaaagcaaacaatcaAGAGAAGAACTGCAAAAAAACATTTCTAGAGGGGAAAGAAATCTCAACTACTGTAAATTTAAGAAGAGCAGTTTGTTTTAACAGAAAGTTTTGCACTTTTGAGATTATGTTCAGACAGGTGGATTCATTtctggagaggcagagagaaaaaaaaaagcaacacagaaGCAGATGGAGATTTCCTGAGCCTCTGGGTATTTGGTGTTGTGAAGTAACAATAGCTGAAGGATCCTTCAAGCCCTCCATATATTATACACAGTTTAGCCTGTTGATATTGCTATGGAAGGAGCAGCTAAGTTGATTTTGCATTAGGCAAGTTGAATCACACAGCCTAAGCATGACTCACAAACCCAGCATCATGTAACTACAGAAAgttggtctcaagctgtgccaggggaggtttagactcgaggtgaggaaaaagttcttcactgagcgagtcattcgtcattggaatgtgctgcccagggaggtggtggagtcgccatccctggaggtgttcgaggggagactggacatggcacttggtgccatggtctagtcgtgaggtctgttgggacaggttggacttgatgatccttggggtctcttccaaccttagttctactgtgatactgtgaatagaTCTTGAGGCATTGCCTACTCGATCCCCACACCCCACAGAAAGGCAAACTTAAATCTAAGCCACTCCTAAGCACCTTTGTCAAAACTCTGAAGTGACAGGCAGTCTATTCCAATGCTTAGGTATCTTTATGTTCAAGCCCTTTAGATGTCTAACCAAAACAGCCCAGATGTCACACCCCAGTCCTGAAATCCATGGTTTCTCCTTTGTAAGAGCTTTTTGCACATTTGGAATGCCCCAGCACACTTTCTCTCAagcttctcagtctcctccttccttcatcACAACTCATTTTTTCCAAACCTTGCACCACTGTAGCTGCTGCCTCATCATCTGGCTCAAGTTTTTCCTTGAATTGCTTTAACCCAAAACAGACACAGTATTTCAGCTGAAGCCTTACTCTCCTTCACTGTATAGCAAAGTCCTAAGAAATCACAATCCCATGTATACATCCTAACAAGAGACTTGGCCTTCCCTGCTCTTTTGGTTTTGAAGATAGAGGAACATGATGTTGATGACAAGCAGTGGTAGGCTCAAAACTAGAATCTGCAAGTCCCAATTCATTAtagatttccagctgaaaaacTACTCAGCCATCTTTATATTTCCAAGTAACACAGAGTTCAAGTGACTAGGGACCCTCTTCTGCACAGCCTCAAGACATTTTGAAGAGGtttttctcagttccagtcAACAATACTTGGAAGACAAGGGCTCTGACAGCCTCCCTGCTTCCTGCAAAGATGTCACATTTTAGCAGTCCAAGTATGTTTTGCTGACAggaaacacaaaaaaagaaccCCAGGTCATCAGTCCACATGATACTGAAATACAATATGACCAGAACCTAAGTGTTGCTCTTCCACAGTTTGCACACACAATGCTaaaacaggctgaaagagaaCTCAGACCACCACATAAGTAATGCCAACTTAAGAACTGTCTCCTATCCTTCAAATGTTGAAGACCTTCCTTCAATATATACCTTCACCAGTGCATTTCTGTGCACATAAACAGGATTCTCTAGATTGCCTGATAAGCTTTTCCAAGAACTATTCTTCTCCATAGAAGCAATCCTGCCACAAGACACCCAGTCCAACTGCTTTTCTGAAGTCCACATCCTCTTCAGCTTTCTTGAAGTTtcacacagaaataaaacttCCCTAAGCCCTGTGTTTCTCTTCGCCAGTCTGAGCCTCTCTGCCTCAGGAGATCAAACTGCTCATCATCAGGTGGGGATCAATCCTCCAGGCTGAAAGCATGGCACACTCGAAAGAAGAGAACAAAGCACTAAAGGATTACAGACAATCAAGGTCCAACATTAAAAAAAGCAGCTTCAGTTATTCTTGATGCTCCTGTCTGAATGGACTTCTCTTTGAACTCATTTCATAAGCTTCTGTACTTTGCTCCCTTCCAGTCAATAGCCCTCTATCCTGCTCCTATGGTAACATGGAAAACAAATTCATCTTTCAGCTTTTGATCATGTAAGACAGAAAATATCCTATTATTTTATAGGATCTAAATTCTATGAAAGGATATACAGGATCTAAATCCTACAAAATCCTGTGCTCTTCCAACATGGATTTAGATTCAATTATTTCCCCCATCTGCTGTTAGCAGCAAGGAAACTAAGGCTGCAGATGCCCTTGCATTGCACTGCTAAGATCTGACTACAAGGTCAAGGCTTGTTTAAGATCAGCTTGGCAAGGAAAAGGGCTAGAAGCATTTCCTATGGCAAAATCTATCTGAATTAGGTTTAAATTGTACACAAGCAGGAGCTTTCTTGGTTCTTTTATGACACCATACTTTCCTCAGAACAGTTAAGTGCACACAATAAACAATGCATTTGTATTCTCTTTCTTTAGTTTTAGGCAATGCACATTTAACTGCTTTGGGGGCACAGAAATTCATCTATTAAGTTCCTGCATGTTA
This genomic window contains:
- the AKR1A1 gene encoding aldo-keto reductase family 1 member A1 encodes the protein MSAACSSLALHTGQKMPLIGLGTWKSEPGQVKAAVKYALSAGYRHIDCAAAYCNEGEIGEALQECLGPDKAIKREDLFVTSKLWNTKHHPDDVEPALRKTLSDLKLDYLDLYLMHWPQAFERGDNIFPKNPDNTMRYDYTDYKDTWKAMEKLVGKGLVKAIGLSNFNSRQIDDVLSVATVKPAVLQVECHPYLAQNELIAHCQKRGLVVTAYSPLGSPDRTWKHPDEPVLLEEPGIKKLAEKYSKSPAQIILRWQVQRKVVAIPKSVTPARIQQNIQVFDFSLTEEEMNHIGSLNKNWRYIVPMITVNGKLVPRDAGHPHYPFNDPY